Proteins encoded by one window of Nasonia vitripennis strain AsymCx chromosome 5, Nvit_psr_1.1, whole genome shotgun sequence:
- the LOC100120406 gene encoding ankyrin repeat domain-containing protein 13C isoform X2, whose product MNQRQAGRLKSQSTQAIMAETEQYPLHKCIFEGDVKALSSLIRVHDITAKDKQGNTPLHLAVMLGRKECVQLLLAHGVPVKVKNLAGWSPLAEAISYGDRQTISSLVRKLKQQAREQMEERRPNLVAALRQMGDFYMELKWDFQSWVPLVSRILPSDICRIHKSGASIRMDTTLVDFNDMRWERGDISFIFNGDQKPSKSLTVLDNKAKLFQRVRYEETELEIEDEVDILMSSDIMAAQMSTKGITFSRAQTGWIFKEDKREMVGPFNADFYQINGMVLESRKRREHLSEEDLQKNKAIMESLTKGSSQGFQNGEPPMRRASLNPPPDSNITWEDYLSAPSGQCPLLGRSLVYKESSKSFKATVAMSPDFPLTVDMLLNVLEVIAPFKHFNKLREFVLMKLPPGFPVKIDIPILPTVTAKITFQEFAFKNDISPDLFQVPLDYFEDPMRFPDL is encoded by the exons ATGAATCAGAGACAAGCTGGTCGATTGAAATCGCAGAGCACACAAGCAATCATGGCTGAAACCGAACAGTATCCTTTACACAAGTGTATATTCGAGGGGGATGTCAAGGCACTGAGCTCgcttattagggttcacgataTCACTGCGAAAGATAAGCAAG GAAACACCCCCTTACATCTAGCTGTCATGCTAGGGAGAAAAG AATGTGTTCAACTTTTATTGGCTCATGGAGTACCTgttaaagttaaaaatttaGCTGGATGGAGTCCTTTAGCAGAAGCAATCAGTTACGGTGATAGACAGACCA TATCATCTCTTGTGAGAAAATTGAAGCAACAAGCAAGAGAACAGATGGAGGAAAGAAGACCAAATCTTGTAGCAGCCCTACGACAAATGGGGGATTTTTATATGGAGTTAAAATGGGATTTCCAAAGCTGGG TACCACTAGTTTCAAGGATACTCCCATCGGATATTTGCAGGATACATAAAAGTGGGGCATCCATCAGGATGGATACTACTCTTGTAGATTTTAATGATATGAGGTGGGAACGGGGTGAtatatcttttatttttaacggtGACCAGAAACCTAGCAAGTCTCTGACCGTCCTTGACAATAAAGCCAAACTTTTTCAACGAGTCAGATACGAG GAGACAGAGCTGgaaattgaagatgaagttgACATATTGATGTCCAGTGATATAATGGCAGCGCAAATGTCAACAAAAGGTATTACATTTTCAAGAGCACAGACTGGCTGGATTTTCAAAGAGGACAAAAGA GAAATGGTTGGCCCGTTTAATGCAGATTTTTACCAAATAAACGGTATGGTGCTTGAAAGTCGAAAAAGGCGAGAACATTTAAGCGAAGAAGATCtccaaaaaaataaagccattATGGAGTCTTTGACTAAAGGTTCATCTCAAGGTTTTCAAAATGGAGAG CCACCCATGAGAAGAGCATCATTAAATCCACCACCTGATTCTAATATCACGTGGGAGGATTATCTGTCTGCTCCATCTGGCCAATGTCCATTATTAGGTAGAAGTCTAGTGTACAAAGAAAGTAGTAAATCATTCAAAGCTACAGTAGCAATGAGTCCTGATTTTCCTCTGACTGTGGACATGTTGCTCAACGTCTTGGAAGTCATTGCACCTTTCAAGCACTTCAACAAGTTACGGGAATTCGTGTTAATGAAATTACCACCAGGTTTTCCTGTCAAGATAGACATCCCCATTCTTCCGACAGTCACGGCAAAAATTACCTTTCAAGAGTTTGCTTTTAAAAACGACATCAGTCCGGATCTATTTCAAGTGCCGCTAGACTATTTCGAAGACCCAATGAG ATTTCCAGATTTATGA
- the LOC100120406 gene encoding ankyrin repeat domain-containing protein 13C isoform X1, which yields MNQRQAGRLKSQSTQAIMAETEQYPLHKCIFEGDVKALSSLIRVHDITAKDKQGNTPLHLAVMLGRKECVQLLLAHGVPVKVKNLAGWSPLAEAISYGDRQTISSLVRKLKQQAREQMEERRPNLVAALRQMGDFYMELKWDFQSWVPLVSRILPSDICRIHKSGASIRMDTTLVDFNDMRWERGDISFIFNGDQKPSKSLTVLDNKAKLFQRVRYEETELEIEDEVDILMSSDIMAAQMSTKGITFSRAQTGWIFKEDKREMVGPFNADFYQINGMVLESRKRREHLSEEDLQKNKAIMESLTKGSSQGFQNGEPPMRRASLNPPPDSNITWEDYLSAPSGQCPLLGRSLVYKESSKSFKATVAMSPDFPLTVDMLLNVLEVIAPFKHFNKLREFVLMKLPPGFPVKIDIPILPTVTAKITFQEFAFKNDISPDLFQVPLDYFEDPMRCYGAYLSMLMVLHTMSSV from the exons ATGAATCAGAGACAAGCTGGTCGATTGAAATCGCAGAGCACACAAGCAATCATGGCTGAAACCGAACAGTATCCTTTACACAAGTGTATATTCGAGGGGGATGTCAAGGCACTGAGCTCgcttattagggttcacgataTCACTGCGAAAGATAAGCAAG GAAACACCCCCTTACATCTAGCTGTCATGCTAGGGAGAAAAG AATGTGTTCAACTTTTATTGGCTCATGGAGTACCTgttaaagttaaaaatttaGCTGGATGGAGTCCTTTAGCAGAAGCAATCAGTTACGGTGATAGACAGACCA TATCATCTCTTGTGAGAAAATTGAAGCAACAAGCAAGAGAACAGATGGAGGAAAGAAGACCAAATCTTGTAGCAGCCCTACGACAAATGGGGGATTTTTATATGGAGTTAAAATGGGATTTCCAAAGCTGGG TACCACTAGTTTCAAGGATACTCCCATCGGATATTTGCAGGATACATAAAAGTGGGGCATCCATCAGGATGGATACTACTCTTGTAGATTTTAATGATATGAGGTGGGAACGGGGTGAtatatcttttatttttaacggtGACCAGAAACCTAGCAAGTCTCTGACCGTCCTTGACAATAAAGCCAAACTTTTTCAACGAGTCAGATACGAG GAGACAGAGCTGgaaattgaagatgaagttgACATATTGATGTCCAGTGATATAATGGCAGCGCAAATGTCAACAAAAGGTATTACATTTTCAAGAGCACAGACTGGCTGGATTTTCAAAGAGGACAAAAGA GAAATGGTTGGCCCGTTTAATGCAGATTTTTACCAAATAAACGGTATGGTGCTTGAAAGTCGAAAAAGGCGAGAACATTTAAGCGAAGAAGATCtccaaaaaaataaagccattATGGAGTCTTTGACTAAAGGTTCATCTCAAGGTTTTCAAAATGGAGAG CCACCCATGAGAAGAGCATCATTAAATCCACCACCTGATTCTAATATCACGTGGGAGGATTATCTGTCTGCTCCATCTGGCCAATGTCCATTATTAGGTAGAAGTCTAGTGTACAAAGAAAGTAGTAAATCATTCAAAGCTACAGTAGCAATGAGTCCTGATTTTCCTCTGACTGTGGACATGTTGCTCAACGTCTTGGAAGTCATTGCACCTTTCAAGCACTTCAACAAGTTACGGGAATTCGTGTTAATGAAATTACCACCAGGTTTTCCTGTCAAGATAGACATCCCCATTCTTCCGACAGTCACGGCAAAAATTACCTTTCAAGAGTTTGCTTTTAAAAACGACATCAGTCCGGATCTATTTCAAGTGCCGCTAGACTATTTCGAAGACCCAATGAG aTGCTATGGAGCATATTTGTCTATGTTGATGGTCCTACACACTATGTCGTCCGTTTAA